One window of Bos indicus isolate NIAB-ARS_2022 breed Sahiwal x Tharparkar chromosome 18, NIAB-ARS_B.indTharparkar_mat_pri_1.0, whole genome shotgun sequence genomic DNA carries:
- the LOC109571879 gene encoding LOW QUALITY PROTEIN: ubiquitin carboxyl-terminal hydrolase 29 (The sequence of the model RefSeq protein was modified relative to this genomic sequence to represent the inferred CDS: inserted 5 bases in 4 codons; substituted 2 bases at 2 genomic stop codons), with the protein MQKVTRMNCCIQKVKKNRNSTCGSTCKTISTENANLAQTVVSIQALSCKTGLEFPSEQIYSHDDLRWDDLDTHPEFWQGFPNLGNTCYMNAVLQSLFVIPSFADDLLMKGISXEEVPFVAFITCLTQLLALKDICDLEGKKKLLVNIKKKKKNAISAVTETFSSKVQYDTYEFLGYCLEQLKEDMEKLTTTLKTXEETGDGNSSSQMYVDNAACQTFVCPIVANXFEWQCSIICKACGQVVLKTEPSHYLSINLPQETKRQPSSIQNSFDLFFRAEDLEYSCNEXTSVAMHKFSKLPRVLIVHLKRYSFNDAWLLVKDNQPVDIHKVLNSSSHCSESTKSPFPXTSNTPPGDSKMLEVXAEMVSEILAPSSPSKKLVSESSDSLAKNAEPLMFQKIAEGSSQEQQQKDLENGPKWNITASEMAAKELPAADSGMDQEHTYLMICEDESELTSSPHQVSGSAPRGA; encoded by the exons ATGCAGAAAGTAACAAGGATGAACTGTTGCATTCAGAAggtcaagaaaaacagaaattcaacCTGTGGATCTACATGCAAGACCATCTCTACTGAAAATGCCAATCTAGCTCAGACTGTTGTCTCAATCCAGGCTCTCTCTTGCAAAACAGGTTTGGAGTTTCCATCAGAACAAATTTATAGCCATGATGACCTAAGATGGGATGACCTTGACACTCACCCAGAATTCTGGCAAGGGTTCCCCAACCTGGGGAACACCTGTTACATGAATGCAGTTTTGCAGTCACTGTTTGTGATTCCCTCATTTGCTGATGACTTACTCATGAAGGGCATATCGTAGGAGGAAGTTCCCTTTGTTGCTTTTATCACGTGCCTGACCCAGCTACTTGCTTTAAAAGATATTTGTGACCTGGAAGGCAAGAAAAAGCTACTtgtcaatatcaaaaaaaaaaaaaaaaatgctatttcagCCGTCACAGAGACTTTCTCCAGCAAGGTGCAGTACGACACTTATGAGTTTTTAGGATACTGTTTAGAGCAGCTGAAAGAAGACATGGAAAAATTAACCACCACTTTGAAGA GAGAGGAAACCGGGGATGGAAATTCATCTTCGCAGATGTATGTGGATAATGCTGCCTGCCAGACATTTGTTTGTCCCATTGTGGCTAA TTTTGAATGGCAGTGCTCCATTATCTGTAAAGCCTGTGGACAGGTCGTTCTCAAGACAGAGCCAAGTCATTATCTTTCTATCAACCTTCCCCAAGAAACGAAACGACAACCGTCCTCTATTCAGAATTCTTTTGATCTTTTCTTTAGGGCAGAAGACCTTGAGTATAGCTGTAATGAATAGACATCTGTTGCAATGCACAAATTCAGTAAGCTTCCCAGAGTGCTCATCGTCCATCTGAAACGCTATAGCTTTAATGATGCTTGGTTGCTAGTGAAGGATAACCAACCAGTTGATATTCATAAAGTTTTAAACTcatcttctcattgcagtgagaGCACCAAGTCACCTTTTC ACACCAGTAACACACCTCCTGGTGACTCCAAAATGCTAGAAG GTGCAGAGATGGTTTCTGAGATCCTTGCCCCATCGTCACCTTCAAAGAAGTTGGTCTCAGAATCCAGCGATTCCTTGGCAAAGAATGCTGAACCACTAATGTTCCAGAAGATCGCTGAAGGGTCAAGCCAAGAACAGCAGCAGAAAGACCTGGAAAATGGTCCTAAATGGAATATAACAGCTTCAGAAATGGCAGCAAAGGAGCTGCCAGCAGCTGACTCAGGGATGGATCAAGAACACACGTATCTTATGATCTGTGAAGATGAAAGTGAACTTACTAGCAGCCCACACCAAGTCTCAGGCTCAGCTCCACGAGGCGCCTGA
- the ZIM3 gene encoding LOW QUALITY PROTEIN: zinc finger imprinted 3 (The sequence of the model RefSeq protein was modified relative to this genomic sequence to represent the inferred CDS: substituted 1 base at 1 genomic stop codon), which produces MARFLPCFPLFLPETAMAQKEQEMKNIQVRSLLQGGVTFEDVAVDFTQEEWQRLSPEQRDLYRDVTLENYRNLVSMGEQDSTKPEVILRLENGEEPWMVGTQELRSCSPAGKDWAIEEQSWRFQDIEQNLKTEAVSANQERLTEHKDPERDNPTEKLLPSTDSVPLRVRLLEGDSCGKHLKHSLDKKSYAKNNTYNIYKRRIGNDPSKLKENQFLWNAHQKSLSSKSYLQSPLRTQAIEESFGHNTHRQAFSKKSRTDEHQNTDTGEKSYECDECGKVYKQKPSLVQHQKTHIEEKPFECQTCGKGFSWKSSCINHKKIHNEERAYECDKCGKSFKQGSTLLQHKKIHTGQKPYSCNDCAKAFIYKSDLVKHQRTHTGEKPYKCKVCGKAFAQKSNAIDHEKIHSKERAYACELCGNTFIQQKNLIQHRKIHTGEKCYECDRCGKAFFQKSNLHSHQRIHSEEKTYQCQECGKFFSWKLGLRLHQKIHTGXKPHECSECGKVFLDTLYLIKHQRRIHNRYTLPAG; this is translated from the exons GTCAGGAGCTTGTTACAGGGAGGCGTGACCTTTGAGGATGTTGCCGTGGACTTCACACAGGAGGAGTGGCAGCGGCTGAGTCCTGAGCAGAGGGACCTGTACAGGGATGTGACCTTGGAGAACTACAGGAACCTGGTCTCCATGGGTGAGC AGGACTCCACCAAACCGGAAGTGATCTTGAGGTTGGAAAACGGTGAGGAGCCGTGGATGGTGGGAACGCAAGAGCTGAGGAGCTGCAGTCCAGCAG GAAAAGACTGGGCCATTGAAGAGCAGAGTTGGAGATTCCAGGACATAGAGCAGAACCTCAAGACAGAAGCTGTATCCGCCAACCAGGAAAGATTGACTGAGCACAAAGATCCTGAACGTGACAACCCTACAGAAAAGCTCCTACCGAGCACAGACAGTGTTCCTTTGAGGGTCAGACTGCTTGAAGGTGACTCATGTGGGAAACATTTGAAACATAGTTTAGATAAGAAAAGCTATGCAAAAAATAATACgtataatatatacaaaagaagAATTGGCAATGATCCATCTAAACTGAAAGAAAACCAGTTTTTGTGGAATGCCCATCAAAAGTCACTCAGTTCAAAATCATACCTTCAGAGTCCCCTAAGGACACAAGCCATTGAGGAATCCTTTGGACATAATACACATAGACAGGCATTCAGCAAGAAGAGTAGGACTGATGAACATCAGAACACTGATACAGGAGAAAAATCCTATGAATGTGATGAATGTggaaaagtctacaagcaaaagCCCAGCCTTGTCCAACACCAGAAAACTCACATTGAAGAGAAACCCTTTGAGTGTCAAACATGTGGGAAAGGCTTTTCCTGGAAATCCTCCTGCATTAATCATAAGAAAATTCACAATGAAGAGAGAGCCTATGAATGTGATAAATGTGGGAAGTCATTTAAACAGGGCTCAACCCTCCTTCAACATAAAAAAATTCACACTGGACAAAAACCCTACAGCTGCAACGACTGTGCAAAAGCATTCATCTACAAGTCAGATCTTGTCAAACATCAGAGaacacacacaggagagaagccttataaatgcAAGGTATGTGGAAAGGCTTTTGCCCAGAAATCCAATGCCATTGACCATGAGAAAATCCACTCTAAGGAGAGAGCCTACGCCTGTGAGCTATGTGGCAATACCTTCATCCAGCAGAAAAATCTCATTCAACACAGAAAAATCCATACTGGAGAAAAATGCTATGAATGTGACAGATGTGGGAAAGCTTTCTTCCAGAAGTCCAATCTTCACagccatcagagaattcatagCGAAGAGAAGACCTACCAATGTCAGGAATGCGGAAAATTCTTTAGCTGGAAGTTAGGCCTCCGCCTGCATCAGAAAATCCATACTGGATAGAAACCTCATGAGTGTTCTGAATGTGGAAAAGTCTTCCTTGACACGTTGTATCTTATCAAACACCAGAGAAGAATTCACAACAGATACACACTTCCTGCAGGTTAA